The following are encoded together in the Mammaliicoccus vitulinus genome:
- a CDS encoding NAD-dependent succinate-semialdehyde dehydrogenase, which yields MGNEKFDVKNPATGEVIETLRNNSEEEINEKIERSHKAFQTYKKKPAHDRSALLYKWHELILENQKEIALIMTRESGKPLKESMGEVKYATDYILWFAEEAKRTYGRTIPEHVENKRLVVTRAPVGVVASITPWNFPAAMMTRKAAPALAAGCTFICKPAQDTPLTTMKLVDLAHEAGFDKDVIQYVNGSGKELGQIFTKHPLISKITYTGSTPVGKQLMEQSSSTLKKITLELGGHAPLIVHEDADIDKAVKGTITSKFRNAGQTCVCANRIYVHESVKEAFEKALKTEVSKLKVGNGQDESTDIGPVINADGFEKIQSHIEDATSKGARLVTGGTSYKDGGYYVTPTVLADVTDDMKIMVEETFGPVAPIQTYKEIDEVIEKANDTPFGLAAYFFTENYRIGIQLYENLDYGVIGWNDGGPSAAHIPFGGMKESGFGREGGSEGIEPYLETKVVSILI from the coding sequence ATGGGTAACGAAAAATTTGATGTTAAGAATCCTGCAACTGGTGAAGTGATTGAAACGTTAAGAAATAACAGTGAAGAAGAGATTAACGAAAAAATTGAACGTTCGCATAAAGCCTTTCAAACTTATAAGAAAAAACCGGCTCATGACAGAAGTGCTTTATTGTATAAATGGCATGAGTTAATTTTAGAAAATCAAAAAGAAATTGCTTTAATTATGACTCGAGAAAGTGGTAAACCTTTAAAAGAATCTATGGGTGAAGTTAAATATGCGACTGACTATATTTTATGGTTTGCGGAAGAAGCGAAACGCACTTACGGGAGAACGATACCTGAACATGTAGAAAATAAGAGATTAGTTGTAACGAGAGCGCCAGTTGGAGTAGTTGCAAGTATAACGCCATGGAATTTCCCGGCAGCAATGATGACTAGAAAAGCGGCACCAGCATTAGCAGCAGGTTGTACATTTATATGTAAACCTGCACAAGATACACCTCTTACAACTATGAAACTAGTTGATTTAGCACATGAAGCGGGATTTGATAAAGATGTTATTCAATATGTGAATGGGTCAGGAAAAGAATTAGGTCAAATATTTACTAAGCATCCATTAATATCAAAAATCACGTACACGGGATCAACGCCGGTTGGTAAACAATTAATGGAGCAATCTAGTTCAACACTTAAAAAAATAACGTTAGAGCTCGGTGGTCACGCACCATTGATTGTTCATGAAGATGCAGATATTGATAAAGCTGTTAAAGGAACTATAACTTCTAAATTTAGAAATGCTGGTCAAACGTGTGTCTGTGCAAACAGAATTTATGTTCACGAATCCGTAAAAGAGGCGTTTGAAAAAGCTTTAAAAACAGAAGTAAGCAAATTAAAAGTAGGTAACGGTCAAGATGAGTCAACAGATATTGGACCCGTTATTAATGCGGATGGCTTTGAAAAAATACAATCACATATAGAAGATGCAACAAGTAAAGGTGCACGTCTTGTAACGGGGGGAACAAGTTATAAAGACGGTGGTTATTATGTTACACCTACTGTACTGGCAGACGTAACAGATGATATGAAAATTATGGTAGAAGAAACATTTGGACCTGTAGCACCCATTCAAACTTATAAAGAAATTGATGAGGTCATTGAAAAAGCTAATGATACACCATTTGGTCTTGCAGCGTATTTCTTTACAGAAAACTATCGTATTGGTATACAATTGTATGAGAACTTAGATTATGGTGTAATTGGTTGGAACGATGGAGGTCC